ACAGTCCCCAGGTGTCCTCACTATTAGCAGTTcactttgtgtgtgtatttgtggttACTGTTCTGGGCCCTCCTTTTCCACGTACTCATCTCAGCGATACCAACATCAGTGGATGTATATCTACCTCATTCCTTGTATGATTGCATTCTATTCTGATTTGGCTCTACCCTTGATTTATTTGACCAGTCCCCATTAATGGGTTCCAAATTGCCTGTACCAGGAACAAACTGGAAACAAGGTAGTAAGGAATGCTTGCACGCATTCAGCTGTGTGCACTTGTCTAAATATAGCTGCCCGTGGGACATACTACAAGTGCAACTCTTAGGCCGAAAGGCCTACGCAGTTTTAATTTTGCTATAGATAATGTCACACTGCCCTCTAGGGAAGTCACACAAATTTGTGATCCTACCAGCAAGCATATGGGAATTAAACATGCACTTAAAATTTCACGGGTCAAGTGTAGTTTGTTACTTAAGTCAAATCTATCCTCACTTTCTGACAGCATGGATAGTAGGagttcagttataagatgaaaataagcaaattatttatatgttaatgAAGTCTGTATTCTTAGGTTTTTGTGAGTTAAAAATCTTGATTCTAAGGTTAATTTAGTTTAGGGGTAAAagtttttttaacaaaagaattcatttcactttctctgtatattccttttcacatttttttgttgtggtaaagtacatataacataaaatttgccatttttaagtgtacagttcagtggcgttaagtacgttcacattgttgtacaaccatcaccaccatccctctccagaaccttttcatcttccccaactgaaactctgtacccactgaGTAGTAACTCcgcattctcccctcccctctgcccctggcaaccaccattctactttctttctctgtgaatttgactattctaggtttccttgtatgttttttCTATGTTGAAAATTTCCTTGGAGGAAGGAAGAACACATGGTGGAACTCACAGAGATACATGAGAACTCTCCTAGGAGTGCCGAAGTTACTTCTCTCACACTTTGCTCCTGCGTTCAGAGTGCACGCTGGTGGCATGGAAAGTGGACATGTGGTATCCCAggttctagaacagtgcctagacAGTGTGCTCAAGGAGTGTTTGCTGAATGGATTGATGAATTTATGAAAACAATGTACTACACGACACAACCTAAAGACCCTGAGATCTTCGTACCTCTGATTAAACTCaaatttttgcatttgttattcCATAGGAAATTGGCGTTTTCCAATAACAGACCTCGAGAGGACAGCTGGTTAAAATCCTTATTTGTCCGGAAAGTTGATCCAAGGAAAGATGCTCACTCTAATCTCCTAGCCAAAAAGGAAACAAGCAGTCTGTACAAATTACAGTGTGAGTCATAGGTTTGCTATCTTCATAGttgacttttttccctttgttcatAAGTTTATCgttgaattttcttttgtttcagttCACAATGTTAAACCGGAATGCCTAGAAGCATACAACAAAATTTGGTGTGTATACCAAACTATCCTTTACTTGgggaaaaataatgattttaatatttgtcaGTTGCGCTAACCCTTGATAGCAGAGCGAGATCTTTCACGCCTCTTCTTAAAGCTGAACATTGAGAGGCTCTTAAGTTGAGCTCTGTTGGACATTACCAAGGGTGTTTTGATTTTAAGCGCTCTTTCAGCTAATTCCTCACATAGGCTATCAGACTTTGGAATGTTACTAGACTCTTCAGGTTGGAAGGGACCTTGCAAGGCGGTCTAGCCCAGCTACTCATCCAGTGCTTGAGTCCTTTCTGTAGCCCTTCCTGACGCTATGCTTAAATACATTCCATACGCTCCATTTCTGGACAGCTCTGAGTGTTAGGAGTTAGAATTCACACCCCTGGGACCTCCACTTTGTCCAGTTTTACTCCTAAGTAATATTGCCACGTGAGAGCCCTGTATGGATTTCAGTAGAGCTGCCATTTCTTCCCAGGTCTTCCATCCGCCAGGATTCAAGTCCCTTCAGCAGATTCTCATATGATATGAAACCCATATATTCTTATAGAATTTGTAAACTTTAAGACCAAAGAGAATTAAGTGCATTAGTTCTTAACAGAAATAGCATTTTAATGATCAGTTGTccacaaatataatttaaaagctttttttttaacctttcatatCTGCTGCTTTCATGAGAAAGCAAATGATTTTGTTACCAGAATCAGCATAACTTTCAGAAGCAAAAcaacttttgttgttttatttttggaggTGGTTTGTGAAATGTAACATTAGTGTTGAGTTTCTTGCTCACCTCAGCACAGTTCTCTTTATTTTAGAAGTgccctaaaaacaaaacaaatgctttttttctaattctcttctcataaaatgaaatttttctgtATGCTGATGTTTCCCTGGATTATCTTTcctgtcctgtttttttttttcacttcatctCCTGTCTCAGATTCCTGGCTATCTATTCATGTTCTCACTTCAAACTCAATGTGTAGAATTACCCTGCTCTTCCAGTTTCTCCATGTGTGACACTCACCATGGTTTTATTTGACTCTTTCCTTAGTTTTATGTGATTAGCCAGTCACTGAGGGCTGTGCATTCTTCATTTGACGTGTATTTTGCTTCTCTTTGCTTGTTTCCCTCTCCAGGCCTGTTGAGGCCCATTTCCAAGTAGCCCTTTCTGACTGCCTTCCTGGGCTTGAAGCTGCACCTGTACCTTCACCCCACCCTGCAGTCCATTACCCAAAAGTTTGTCAAATTGATCTGCTTGagttctgttttctccttcatcatgtttgtttttcttttctctgaaactttCAGCAGCTCCCTGTTTCCAGCCTGGTTTTTAGGGGCCCAGATAATGAGGTTCTTCCCAACTCATCAAGTTCTGGGTACAAGTGCTACCTACCTTACAGCCCCCATTCACCTGGGTCATCTGTGCAGGCTTCCATCTGCCACAgtagctccagtgctgggttgttTACTTCCTGCTCATGTCAtgtggcaaaaagaaaacccaattcCATTTCCCTGACATAATCTGTCTTTCTCCACCCCCGATTTCCATCAATCCCGTGTGATTTCTGAACATTCATGGGTCATACATCAGATACATTTAATATCtgatcttaattttaaaagtaaatgctaCCCTTCAAAAAATTACATGGTTTGGTCATTGTACTGGGTCTTAAAGACATTTGAGTTTTCAGTTAGACATAAGAGCATTCAGAGCTTTTCTCTGTCAACTAGTCACATCCACCCAGTCCTAGCGCTCTGACTTCGGGTGGTGATCACTGGCTTAATATCACTTTTGACGTCAGCAGATAATCAGAACAGGTTCCATTTCTGACCCTTGATATCTTTTTGCATCCATTGTTGGATCTATATGGCActttttcatcataatttttCTATTCAAAAAGAGTACAAGTTTTAGCTTTTCTCTTGGTATGATGCAGTTATGCCTCTTCCCTTTGCCTTTCCCTGTCCATTAGGATCTGTAATGTGGGAAGGTTTCTGTGGAACCAGGCTCTGACACCTCTGTTAAATTAATACACTGCCAGGACCATGCGCAATCAATAGCGACAAACTGGGCGGTGTGTCCAGCATGGGATTAGCTGCGATACCTTTCAAATCCCCTCAGCTGGTTGAATTGAGTAGAAGCTAATTTATGCCTCATGTCGTCTCTTTCATTTGGATTCTGCTGCCCCTTTGACGCCCTTCGGGATTGTTGGGGTCGGGGTTGCTTCCAGACTGTGTTGTGTCCCGGCTCTGTCGTCTTCCTTAAAGCCCACTCGTTCTCTGCCACTGCTTCCTGTGCCTCCTGGGCCGCTCCTGTCATCTACCCCATCCTCCACATgaccttcttcccttcctttcttctctcgcGTTCTTTTTCTACTATTCCCATTTCTCTCATCCTTCCTATCTTTGGAACCAGCAAAAGTTAGCTTTCATACACATCACCATTCCTAAgtatatacttcttttttttttttttttttctctgaaacagCAAATAATAGACTCATAGTTCCTGGAATTTTTGGACCTTTGGctcttctttatcatttttatcaatATACTTGAGTTACTTACCACTGTTGTAGATAGCTGGGGTATCAGTCACCTAAGCTTCTGATAAGTGGGACATGAGAGCACAACAGAATTCAGCCAAAAGGCTAATTCTGCACGTCTTTTTATCATAAACGTATTCTGAGGTCAGTTGTCAGAACACAGAGTAGATGACCTTTTCCTGTTACTGATCATGTGTTGTCCACCTGGTGTCATTTTGGTGGTTGTTTAATTAGTGttgctctttcttctctttaagtCAAGAGGTGTTGCCAAAGATTCATGAAGATAAACATTACCCTTGTACTTTGGTGGGGACTTGGAACACGTGGTATGGCGAGCAGGATCAAGCTGGTAGGAAGCAGAAGTCTTTGGAATAAACACTTGTTCCTTAAGCCTTTACTGTCATTacttaaatgatttttaacaTAATGCTTGTTTTTATAAGCAAAGCTTTCCAAGTCTCAGTCTAGTTTTATGGTTAAAGTAGTTTCTCCAGTAAATCACTGCAAAAACTCCTTTTTGATCGTTTTTCATGTTTGAATCTATCATTGAAACTTTATGGTGTAACTTGAGCCAACACACATTACAGTTTTGTACTGTGTTAACACCATGCGTATCTAGAATATTTTCAAGGTAAGAGTATCATGAAACTCTAAATGTATGTTAtcgtttaaaatatatttcagttcaCCTCTGGAGGTATGAAGGAGGTTATCCAGTCCTCACGGAGGTCAtgaataaactcaaagaaaatcaggtaatgatttttgaaaaagacTAATGATACAGTAGATGTTAGTACAGAATTAAATGACTCTTTTCTGTCATCGTTTTTGTTAGTAAACTGTTAGTTTTCTgtagtaaaaattttattatttggacTCTTGAGGTTGTATTTAAACATAGAGTAACCAGTTgtaatactattaaaataatagttCTTATTGTAAAAGTCAGTTGTACCTTGATAAGCTGGAACTTTGAAACCGGTAAGTCAGTGTGGGTTACCTAACACATATCTGCTTCAGGAACTGACAACCACATATTCTTCATCTTGAGCCGACTTTGCtatcctccccctcccttcacGAATAGGTGTGTGTTAATGGAGAATATTCTACCAGCCATACATTATTAGGAAAGAAAACCTTTTGTGTAGACTCCCCGCCCAtatataaatgactttttttttttttttctgcctcgcTGCgagccttgtgggatcttagttcccgatcagggattgaacccgcgccctcagcagtgaaagcacggagtcctaaccactggactgccagggaattcccaatgtaAATGGCTTTTTGATTATCTGATGTTTTGAGGTTTCCATGTCACCTGTCTCAATATGCTGTCAAACACTGTTAGAAGAACCTAAAATCGtaggaaattaaatttgtttaCTTTGTCATTTAAATAATTAGGATGACTATGTAGTTTGATATCTAAACttggacacttttgagagtgaaagggaatACTAATAGTCATTATGCTGTTCAACAAGATGTAAACTGGGACTGTCTCAGGCCAACTCGACCCTATTTataatagtattctattgtgggAGGAACATAAATGTTGCTAAAGTGGGTTTATATATAAATCTtctcatatttataatataaatatgagaAGATTTCATGAGCACCTTTGTTCACTCAAAGGAATTTGCGGAATTCCGTAAGGCGAGAAGCAACATGCTTCTCTCGAGGAAGAATCAGCTGCTATTGGAGTTCAGTTTCTGGAATGAGCCTGTCCCACGGTCAGGACCGAATATATATGAACTCAGATCTTACCAGCTCCGAGTAAGTACTGAAATAGGAGTTAACTGTCCCCTTGTTCTTCTGTGCAGAAGGACACGCACCCCTGATGCTGAGTGGGCAGCAGACACTGAGCGAATGTTCTGTGATGTGTGTTTGGCTCGTTTTCTCCCCTGTCCAGTTCTTCtcctcttgtt
The sequence above is drawn from the Balaenoptera musculus isolate JJ_BM4_2016_0621 chromosome 15, mBalMus1.pri.v3, whole genome shotgun sequence genome and encodes:
- the NIPSNAP2 gene encoding protein NipSnap homolog 2, with product MAARVLRAGGAASAGSFLRRAGPCSLQPRLWKLAFSNNRPREDSWLKSLFVRKVDPRKDAHSNLLAKKETSSLYKLQFHNVKPECLEAYNKICQEVLPKIHEDKHYPCTLVGTWNTWYGEQDQAVHLWRYEGGYPVLTEVMNKLKENQEFAEFRKARSNMLLSRKNQLLLEFSFWNEPVPRSGPNIYELRSYQLRPGTMIEWGNYWARAIRFRQDSNEAVGGFFSQIGQLYMVHHLWAYKDLQTREDIRNAAWHKHGWEELVYYTVPLIQEMESRIMIPQKTSPLQ